In one Dama dama isolate Ldn47 chromosome 5, ASM3311817v1, whole genome shotgun sequence genomic region, the following are encoded:
- the ETV4 gene encoding ETS translocation variant 4 isoform X5 gives MDPGSLPPPDSEDLFQDLSHFQETWLAEAQVPDSDEQFVPDFHSENLAFHSPTTRIKKEPQSPRTDPALSCSRKPPLPYHHGEQCLYSSAYDPPRQIAIKSPAPAAPGQSPLQPFPRAEQRNFLRSSGASQPHPGHGYLGEHSSIFQQPLDVCHSFTPSQGAGREPLPAPYQHQLSEPCPPYPQQSFKQEYLDPLYEQAGQPAVGQGGVSGHRYPGAGVVIKQEQTDFSYDSDVPGYASMYLHTEGFSGPSPGDRTVGYGYEKPLRPFPDDVCVVPEKFEGDIKQEGMGAFREGPPYQRRGALQLWQFLVALLDDPTNAHFIAWTGRGMEFKLIEPEEVARLWGIQKNRPAMNYDKLSRSLRYYYEKGIMQKVAGERYVYKFVCEPEALFSLAFPDNQRPALKAEFDRPVSEEDTVPLSHLDESPAYLPELAGPAQPFGPKGGYSY, from the exons ATGGACCCGGGCTCCCTGCCGCCCCCCGACTCCGAAG ATCTCTTCCAGGATCTAAGTCACTTCCAGGAGACGTGGCTCGCTGAAG CTCAGGTACCGGACAGTGATGAGCAGTTTGTTCCTGATTTCCATTCGGAAAACT TAGCTTTCCACAGCCCCACCACCAGGATCAAGAAGGAGCCCCAAAGTCCTCGCACAGACCCGGCCCTGTCCTGCAGCAGGAAGCCCCCCCTCCCCTATCACCATGGCGAGCAGTGCCTTTATTCCAG TGCCTATGACCCCCCTAGACAAATCGCCATCAAGTCCCCTGCCCCTGCTGCCCCCGGACAGTCGCCCCTGCAGCCCTTTCCCCGGGCAGAACAACGGAATTTCCTGAGATCCTCCGGcgcctcccagccccaccctggccACGGGTACCTCGGGGAGCACAG CTCCATCTTCCAGCAGCCCCTGGATGTCTGCCACTCCTTCACACCCTCTCAGGGAGCAGGCCGGGAACCCCTGCCTGCCCCCTACCAACACCAGCTGTCGGAGCCCTGCCCACCCTACCCTCAGCAGAGCTTCAAGCAGGAATACCTTGACCCCCTGTATGAACAGGCCGGCCAGCCGGCAGTGGGCCAGGGTGGAGTCAGTGGGCACAGGTACCCAGGGGCGGGGGTGGTGATCAAACAGGAGCAGACGGACTTCTCCTACGACTCAG ATGTCCCTGGGTATGCCTCAATGTACCTTCACACAGAGGGTTTCTCCGGGCCCTCTCCAGGTGACAGAACCGTGG GCTATGGCTATGAGAAACCTCTGCGACCATTCCCAGATGATGTCTGCGTCGTCCCTGAGAAGTTTGAAG GAGACATCAAGCAGGAAGGGATGGGAGCCTTCCGAGAGGGACCACCCTATCAGCGCCGGGGTGCCTTGCAGCTGTGGCAGTTTCTGGTGGCCCTGCTCGATGACCCGACGAATGCCCACTTCATTGCCTGGACCGGCCGGGGGATGGAGTTCAAACTAATTGAGCCTGAGGAG GTCGCCAGGCTCTGGGGTATCCAGAAGAACCGGCCAGCTATGAATTACGACAAATTGAGCCGCTCACTCCGATACTACTACGAGAAAGGCATCATGCAGAAG GTGGCTGGTGAGCGTTACGTGTACAAGTTTGTGTGTGAGCCGGAGGCCCTCTTCTCTCTGGCCTTCCCGGACAATCAGCGTCCAGCTCTCAAGGCTGAGTTTGACCGCCCGGTCAGTGAGGAGGACACAGTCCCTTTGTCCCACTTGGACGAGAGCCCCGCCTACCTCCCAGAGCTGGCTGGCCCTGCCCAGCCCTTTGGCCCCAAGGGTGGCTACTCTTACTAG
- the ETV4 gene encoding ETS translocation variant 4 isoform X3, translated as MLGTPRGSRTDARASDGVRTQPPRPQVSAPARGPGRVAGGSGRMERRMKGGYLDQQVPYTFCSKSPGNGSLREALTVPQGKLMDPGSLPPPDSEDLFQDLSHFQETWLAEAQVPDSDEQFVPDFHSENLAFHSPTTRIKKEPQSPRTDPALSCSRKPPLPYHHGEQCLYSRQIAIKSPAPAAPGQSPLQPFPRAEQRNFLRSSGASQPHPGHGYLGEHSSIFQQPLDVCHSFTPSQGAGREPLPAPYQHQLSEPCPPYPQQSFKQEYLDPLYEQAGQPAVGQGGVSGHRYPGAGVVIKQEQTDFSYDSDVPGYASMYLHTEGFSGPSPGDRTVGYGYEKPLRPFPDDVCVVPEKFEGDIKQEGMGAFREGPPYQRRGALQLWQFLVALLDDPTNAHFIAWTGRGMEFKLIEPEEVARLWGIQKNRPAMNYDKLSRSLRYYYEKGIMQKVAGERYVYKFVCEPEALFSLAFPDNQRPALKAEFDRPVSEEDTVPLSHLDESPAYLPELAGPAQPFGPKGGYSY; from the exons ATGCTCGGGACCCCTCGCGGCTCCAGGACAGACGCCCGGGCCTCAG ACGGTGTGCGAACgcagcccccccgcccccaggtctCTGCCCCCGCGCGGGGCCCGGGCCGTGTGGCCGGAGGGAGCGGCCGGATGGAGCGGAGGATGAAAGGCGGATACTTGGACCAGCAAGTGCCCTACACCTTCTGCAGC AAATCGCCCGGAAATGGGAGCTTGCGCGAAGCTCTGACGGTCCCACAGGGGAAGCTCATGGACCCGGGCTCCCTGCCGCCCCCCGACTCCGAAG ATCTCTTCCAGGATCTAAGTCACTTCCAGGAGACGTGGCTCGCTGAAG CTCAGGTACCGGACAGTGATGAGCAGTTTGTTCCTGATTTCCATTCGGAAAACT TAGCTTTCCACAGCCCCACCACCAGGATCAAGAAGGAGCCCCAAAGTCCTCGCACAGACCCGGCCCTGTCCTGCAGCAGGAAGCCCCCCCTCCCCTATCACCATGGCGAGCAGTGCCTTTATTCCAG ACAAATCGCCATCAAGTCCCCTGCCCCTGCTGCCCCCGGACAGTCGCCCCTGCAGCCCTTTCCCCGGGCAGAACAACGGAATTTCCTGAGATCCTCCGGcgcctcccagccccaccctggccACGGGTACCTCGGGGAGCACAG CTCCATCTTCCAGCAGCCCCTGGATGTCTGCCACTCCTTCACACCCTCTCAGGGAGCAGGCCGGGAACCCCTGCCTGCCCCCTACCAACACCAGCTGTCGGAGCCCTGCCCACCCTACCCTCAGCAGAGCTTCAAGCAGGAATACCTTGACCCCCTGTATGAACAGGCCGGCCAGCCGGCAGTGGGCCAGGGTGGAGTCAGTGGGCACAGGTACCCAGGGGCGGGGGTGGTGATCAAACAGGAGCAGACGGACTTCTCCTACGACTCAG ATGTCCCTGGGTATGCCTCAATGTACCTTCACACAGAGGGTTTCTCCGGGCCCTCTCCAGGTGACAGAACCGTGG GCTATGGCTATGAGAAACCTCTGCGACCATTCCCAGATGATGTCTGCGTCGTCCCTGAGAAGTTTGAAG GAGACATCAAGCAGGAAGGGATGGGAGCCTTCCGAGAGGGACCACCCTATCAGCGCCGGGGTGCCTTGCAGCTGTGGCAGTTTCTGGTGGCCCTGCTCGATGACCCGACGAATGCCCACTTCATTGCCTGGACCGGCCGGGGGATGGAGTTCAAACTAATTGAGCCTGAGGAG GTCGCCAGGCTCTGGGGTATCCAGAAGAACCGGCCAGCTATGAATTACGACAAATTGAGCCGCTCACTCCGATACTACTACGAGAAAGGCATCATGCAGAAG GTGGCTGGTGAGCGTTACGTGTACAAGTTTGTGTGTGAGCCGGAGGCCCTCTTCTCTCTGGCCTTCCCGGACAATCAGCGTCCAGCTCTCAAGGCTGAGTTTGACCGCCCGGTCAGTGAGGAGGACACAGTCCCTTTGTCCCACTTGGACGAGAGCCCCGCCTACCTCCCAGAGCTGGCTGGCCCTGCCCAGCCCTTTGGCCCCAAGGGTGGCTACTCTTACTAG
- the ETV4 gene encoding ETS translocation variant 4 isoform X1, producing MLGTPRGSRTDARASDGVRTQPPRPQVSAPARGPGRVAGGSGRMERRMKGGYLDQQVPYTFCSKSPGNGSLREALTVPQGKLMDPGSLPPPDSEDLFQDLSHFQETWLAEAQVPDSDEQFVPDFHSENLAFHSPTTRIKKEPQSPRTDPALSCSRKPPLPYHHGEQCLYSSAYDPPRQIAIKSPAPAAPGQSPLQPFPRAEQRNFLRSSGASQPHPGHGYLGEHSSIFQQPLDVCHSFTPSQGAGREPLPAPYQHQLSEPCPPYPQQSFKQEYLDPLYEQAGQPAVGQGGVSGHRYPGAGVVIKQEQTDFSYDSDVPGYASMYLHTEGFSGPSPGDRTVGYGYEKPLRPFPDDVCVVPEKFEGDIKQEGMGAFREGPPYQRRGALQLWQFLVALLDDPTNAHFIAWTGRGMEFKLIEPEEVARLWGIQKNRPAMNYDKLSRSLRYYYEKGIMQKVAGERYVYKFVCEPEALFSLAFPDNQRPALKAEFDRPVSEEDTVPLSHLDESPAYLPELAGPAQPFGPKGGYSY from the exons ATGCTCGGGACCCCTCGCGGCTCCAGGACAGACGCCCGGGCCTCAG ACGGTGTGCGAACgcagcccccccgcccccaggtctCTGCCCCCGCGCGGGGCCCGGGCCGTGTGGCCGGAGGGAGCGGCCGGATGGAGCGGAGGATGAAAGGCGGATACTTGGACCAGCAAGTGCCCTACACCTTCTGCAGC AAATCGCCCGGAAATGGGAGCTTGCGCGAAGCTCTGACGGTCCCACAGGGGAAGCTCATGGACCCGGGCTCCCTGCCGCCCCCCGACTCCGAAG ATCTCTTCCAGGATCTAAGTCACTTCCAGGAGACGTGGCTCGCTGAAG CTCAGGTACCGGACAGTGATGAGCAGTTTGTTCCTGATTTCCATTCGGAAAACT TAGCTTTCCACAGCCCCACCACCAGGATCAAGAAGGAGCCCCAAAGTCCTCGCACAGACCCGGCCCTGTCCTGCAGCAGGAAGCCCCCCCTCCCCTATCACCATGGCGAGCAGTGCCTTTATTCCAG TGCCTATGACCCCCCTAGACAAATCGCCATCAAGTCCCCTGCCCCTGCTGCCCCCGGACAGTCGCCCCTGCAGCCCTTTCCCCGGGCAGAACAACGGAATTTCCTGAGATCCTCCGGcgcctcccagccccaccctggccACGGGTACCTCGGGGAGCACAG CTCCATCTTCCAGCAGCCCCTGGATGTCTGCCACTCCTTCACACCCTCTCAGGGAGCAGGCCGGGAACCCCTGCCTGCCCCCTACCAACACCAGCTGTCGGAGCCCTGCCCACCCTACCCTCAGCAGAGCTTCAAGCAGGAATACCTTGACCCCCTGTATGAACAGGCCGGCCAGCCGGCAGTGGGCCAGGGTGGAGTCAGTGGGCACAGGTACCCAGGGGCGGGGGTGGTGATCAAACAGGAGCAGACGGACTTCTCCTACGACTCAG ATGTCCCTGGGTATGCCTCAATGTACCTTCACACAGAGGGTTTCTCCGGGCCCTCTCCAGGTGACAGAACCGTGG GCTATGGCTATGAGAAACCTCTGCGACCATTCCCAGATGATGTCTGCGTCGTCCCTGAGAAGTTTGAAG GAGACATCAAGCAGGAAGGGATGGGAGCCTTCCGAGAGGGACCACCCTATCAGCGCCGGGGTGCCTTGCAGCTGTGGCAGTTTCTGGTGGCCCTGCTCGATGACCCGACGAATGCCCACTTCATTGCCTGGACCGGCCGGGGGATGGAGTTCAAACTAATTGAGCCTGAGGAG GTCGCCAGGCTCTGGGGTATCCAGAAGAACCGGCCAGCTATGAATTACGACAAATTGAGCCGCTCACTCCGATACTACTACGAGAAAGGCATCATGCAGAAG GTGGCTGGTGAGCGTTACGTGTACAAGTTTGTGTGTGAGCCGGAGGCCCTCTTCTCTCTGGCCTTCCCGGACAATCAGCGTCCAGCTCTCAAGGCTGAGTTTGACCGCCCGGTCAGTGAGGAGGACACAGTCCCTTTGTCCCACTTGGACGAGAGCCCCGCCTACCTCCCAGAGCTGGCTGGCCCTGCCCAGCCCTTTGGCCCCAAGGGTGGCTACTCTTACTAG
- the ETV4 gene encoding ETS translocation variant 4 isoform X2 yields the protein MLGTPRGSRTDARASDGVRTQPPRPQVSAPARGPGRVAGGSGRMERRMKGGYLDQQVPYTFCSKSPGNGSLREALTVPQGKLMDPGSLPPPDSEDLFQDLSHFQETWLAEAQVPDSDEQFVPDFHSENLAFHSPTTRIKKEPQSPRTDPALSCSRKPPLPYHHGEQCLYSSAYDPPRQIAIKSPAPAAPGQSPLQPFPRAEQRNFLRSSGASQPHPGHGYLGEHSSIFQQPLDVCHSFTPSQGAGREPLPAPYQHQLSEPCPPYPQQSFKQEYLDPLYEQAGQPAVGQGGVSGHRYPGAGVVIKQEQTDFSYDSDVPGYASMYLHTEGFSGPSPGYGYEKPLRPFPDDVCVVPEKFEGDIKQEGMGAFREGPPYQRRGALQLWQFLVALLDDPTNAHFIAWTGRGMEFKLIEPEEVARLWGIQKNRPAMNYDKLSRSLRYYYEKGIMQKVAGERYVYKFVCEPEALFSLAFPDNQRPALKAEFDRPVSEEDTVPLSHLDESPAYLPELAGPAQPFGPKGGYSY from the exons ATGCTCGGGACCCCTCGCGGCTCCAGGACAGACGCCCGGGCCTCAG ACGGTGTGCGAACgcagcccccccgcccccaggtctCTGCCCCCGCGCGGGGCCCGGGCCGTGTGGCCGGAGGGAGCGGCCGGATGGAGCGGAGGATGAAAGGCGGATACTTGGACCAGCAAGTGCCCTACACCTTCTGCAGC AAATCGCCCGGAAATGGGAGCTTGCGCGAAGCTCTGACGGTCCCACAGGGGAAGCTCATGGACCCGGGCTCCCTGCCGCCCCCCGACTCCGAAG ATCTCTTCCAGGATCTAAGTCACTTCCAGGAGACGTGGCTCGCTGAAG CTCAGGTACCGGACAGTGATGAGCAGTTTGTTCCTGATTTCCATTCGGAAAACT TAGCTTTCCACAGCCCCACCACCAGGATCAAGAAGGAGCCCCAAAGTCCTCGCACAGACCCGGCCCTGTCCTGCAGCAGGAAGCCCCCCCTCCCCTATCACCATGGCGAGCAGTGCCTTTATTCCAG TGCCTATGACCCCCCTAGACAAATCGCCATCAAGTCCCCTGCCCCTGCTGCCCCCGGACAGTCGCCCCTGCAGCCCTTTCCCCGGGCAGAACAACGGAATTTCCTGAGATCCTCCGGcgcctcccagccccaccctggccACGGGTACCTCGGGGAGCACAG CTCCATCTTCCAGCAGCCCCTGGATGTCTGCCACTCCTTCACACCCTCTCAGGGAGCAGGCCGGGAACCCCTGCCTGCCCCCTACCAACACCAGCTGTCGGAGCCCTGCCCACCCTACCCTCAGCAGAGCTTCAAGCAGGAATACCTTGACCCCCTGTATGAACAGGCCGGCCAGCCGGCAGTGGGCCAGGGTGGAGTCAGTGGGCACAGGTACCCAGGGGCGGGGGTGGTGATCAAACAGGAGCAGACGGACTTCTCCTACGACTCAG ATGTCCCTGGGTATGCCTCAATGTACCTTCACACAGAGGGTTTCTCCGGGCCCTCTCCAG GCTATGGCTATGAGAAACCTCTGCGACCATTCCCAGATGATGTCTGCGTCGTCCCTGAGAAGTTTGAAG GAGACATCAAGCAGGAAGGGATGGGAGCCTTCCGAGAGGGACCACCCTATCAGCGCCGGGGTGCCTTGCAGCTGTGGCAGTTTCTGGTGGCCCTGCTCGATGACCCGACGAATGCCCACTTCATTGCCTGGACCGGCCGGGGGATGGAGTTCAAACTAATTGAGCCTGAGGAG GTCGCCAGGCTCTGGGGTATCCAGAAGAACCGGCCAGCTATGAATTACGACAAATTGAGCCGCTCACTCCGATACTACTACGAGAAAGGCATCATGCAGAAG GTGGCTGGTGAGCGTTACGTGTACAAGTTTGTGTGTGAGCCGGAGGCCCTCTTCTCTCTGGCCTTCCCGGACAATCAGCGTCCAGCTCTCAAGGCTGAGTTTGACCGCCCGGTCAGTGAGGAGGACACAGTCCCTTTGTCCCACTTGGACGAGAGCCCCGCCTACCTCCCAGAGCTGGCTGGCCCTGCCCAGCCCTTTGGCCCCAAGGGTGGCTACTCTTACTAG
- the ETV4 gene encoding ETS translocation variant 4 isoform X6, whose amino-acid sequence MQLPGPCPPAPSQHHPSLLSCLFPPAQVPDSDEQFVPDFHSENLAFHSPTTRIKKEPQSPRTDPALSCSRKPPLPYHHGEQCLYSSAYDPPRQIAIKSPAPAAPGQSPLQPFPRAEQRNFLRSSGASQPHPGHGYLGEHSSIFQQPLDVCHSFTPSQGAGREPLPAPYQHQLSEPCPPYPQQSFKQEYLDPLYEQAGQPAVGQGGVSGHRYPGAGVVIKQEQTDFSYDSDVPGYASMYLHTEGFSGPSPGDRTVGYGYEKPLRPFPDDVCVVPEKFEGDIKQEGMGAFREGPPYQRRGALQLWQFLVALLDDPTNAHFIAWTGRGMEFKLIEPEEVARLWGIQKNRPAMNYDKLSRSLRYYYEKGIMQKVAGERYVYKFVCEPEALFSLAFPDNQRPALKAEFDRPVSEEDTVPLSHLDESPAYLPELAGPAQPFGPKGGYSY is encoded by the exons ATGCAGCTGCCGGGGCCCTGTCCCCCTGCACCGTCCCAGCACCACCCCAGCCTCCTCTCCTGCCTCTTTCCACCAG CTCAGGTACCGGACAGTGATGAGCAGTTTGTTCCTGATTTCCATTCGGAAAACT TAGCTTTCCACAGCCCCACCACCAGGATCAAGAAGGAGCCCCAAAGTCCTCGCACAGACCCGGCCCTGTCCTGCAGCAGGAAGCCCCCCCTCCCCTATCACCATGGCGAGCAGTGCCTTTATTCCAG TGCCTATGACCCCCCTAGACAAATCGCCATCAAGTCCCCTGCCCCTGCTGCCCCCGGACAGTCGCCCCTGCAGCCCTTTCCCCGGGCAGAACAACGGAATTTCCTGAGATCCTCCGGcgcctcccagccccaccctggccACGGGTACCTCGGGGAGCACAG CTCCATCTTCCAGCAGCCCCTGGATGTCTGCCACTCCTTCACACCCTCTCAGGGAGCAGGCCGGGAACCCCTGCCTGCCCCCTACCAACACCAGCTGTCGGAGCCCTGCCCACCCTACCCTCAGCAGAGCTTCAAGCAGGAATACCTTGACCCCCTGTATGAACAGGCCGGCCAGCCGGCAGTGGGCCAGGGTGGAGTCAGTGGGCACAGGTACCCAGGGGCGGGGGTGGTGATCAAACAGGAGCAGACGGACTTCTCCTACGACTCAG ATGTCCCTGGGTATGCCTCAATGTACCTTCACACAGAGGGTTTCTCCGGGCCCTCTCCAGGTGACAGAACCGTGG GCTATGGCTATGAGAAACCTCTGCGACCATTCCCAGATGATGTCTGCGTCGTCCCTGAGAAGTTTGAAG GAGACATCAAGCAGGAAGGGATGGGAGCCTTCCGAGAGGGACCACCCTATCAGCGCCGGGGTGCCTTGCAGCTGTGGCAGTTTCTGGTGGCCCTGCTCGATGACCCGACGAATGCCCACTTCATTGCCTGGACCGGCCGGGGGATGGAGTTCAAACTAATTGAGCCTGAGGAG GTCGCCAGGCTCTGGGGTATCCAGAAGAACCGGCCAGCTATGAATTACGACAAATTGAGCCGCTCACTCCGATACTACTACGAGAAAGGCATCATGCAGAAG GTGGCTGGTGAGCGTTACGTGTACAAGTTTGTGTGTGAGCCGGAGGCCCTCTTCTCTCTGGCCTTCCCGGACAATCAGCGTCCAGCTCTCAAGGCTGAGTTTGACCGCCCGGTCAGTGAGGAGGACACAGTCCCTTTGTCCCACTTGGACGAGAGCCCCGCCTACCTCCCAGAGCTGGCTGGCCCTGCCCAGCCCTTTGGCCCCAAGGGTGGCTACTCTTACTAG
- the ETV4 gene encoding ETS translocation variant 4 isoform X4 — protein MERRMKGGYLDQQVPYTFCSKSPGNGSLREALTVPQGKLMDPGSLPPPDSEDLFQDLSHFQETWLAEAQVPDSDEQFVPDFHSENLAFHSPTTRIKKEPQSPRTDPALSCSRKPPLPYHHGEQCLYSSAYDPPRQIAIKSPAPAAPGQSPLQPFPRAEQRNFLRSSGASQPHPGHGYLGEHSSIFQQPLDVCHSFTPSQGAGREPLPAPYQHQLSEPCPPYPQQSFKQEYLDPLYEQAGQPAVGQGGVSGHRYPGAGVVIKQEQTDFSYDSDVPGYASMYLHTEGFSGPSPGDRTVGYGYEKPLRPFPDDVCVVPEKFEGDIKQEGMGAFREGPPYQRRGALQLWQFLVALLDDPTNAHFIAWTGRGMEFKLIEPEEVARLWGIQKNRPAMNYDKLSRSLRYYYEKGIMQKVAGERYVYKFVCEPEALFSLAFPDNQRPALKAEFDRPVSEEDTVPLSHLDESPAYLPELAGPAQPFGPKGGYSY, from the exons ATGGAGCGGAGGATGAAAGGCGGATACTTGGACCAGCAAGTGCCCTACACCTTCTGCAGC AAATCGCCCGGAAATGGGAGCTTGCGCGAAGCTCTGACGGTCCCACAGGGGAAGCTCATGGACCCGGGCTCCCTGCCGCCCCCCGACTCCGAAG ATCTCTTCCAGGATCTAAGTCACTTCCAGGAGACGTGGCTCGCTGAAG CTCAGGTACCGGACAGTGATGAGCAGTTTGTTCCTGATTTCCATTCGGAAAACT TAGCTTTCCACAGCCCCACCACCAGGATCAAGAAGGAGCCCCAAAGTCCTCGCACAGACCCGGCCCTGTCCTGCAGCAGGAAGCCCCCCCTCCCCTATCACCATGGCGAGCAGTGCCTTTATTCCAG TGCCTATGACCCCCCTAGACAAATCGCCATCAAGTCCCCTGCCCCTGCTGCCCCCGGACAGTCGCCCCTGCAGCCCTTTCCCCGGGCAGAACAACGGAATTTCCTGAGATCCTCCGGcgcctcccagccccaccctggccACGGGTACCTCGGGGAGCACAG CTCCATCTTCCAGCAGCCCCTGGATGTCTGCCACTCCTTCACACCCTCTCAGGGAGCAGGCCGGGAACCCCTGCCTGCCCCCTACCAACACCAGCTGTCGGAGCCCTGCCCACCCTACCCTCAGCAGAGCTTCAAGCAGGAATACCTTGACCCCCTGTATGAACAGGCCGGCCAGCCGGCAGTGGGCCAGGGTGGAGTCAGTGGGCACAGGTACCCAGGGGCGGGGGTGGTGATCAAACAGGAGCAGACGGACTTCTCCTACGACTCAG ATGTCCCTGGGTATGCCTCAATGTACCTTCACACAGAGGGTTTCTCCGGGCCCTCTCCAGGTGACAGAACCGTGG GCTATGGCTATGAGAAACCTCTGCGACCATTCCCAGATGATGTCTGCGTCGTCCCTGAGAAGTTTGAAG GAGACATCAAGCAGGAAGGGATGGGAGCCTTCCGAGAGGGACCACCCTATCAGCGCCGGGGTGCCTTGCAGCTGTGGCAGTTTCTGGTGGCCCTGCTCGATGACCCGACGAATGCCCACTTCATTGCCTGGACCGGCCGGGGGATGGAGTTCAAACTAATTGAGCCTGAGGAG GTCGCCAGGCTCTGGGGTATCCAGAAGAACCGGCCAGCTATGAATTACGACAAATTGAGCCGCTCACTCCGATACTACTACGAGAAAGGCATCATGCAGAAG GTGGCTGGTGAGCGTTACGTGTACAAGTTTGTGTGTGAGCCGGAGGCCCTCTTCTCTCTGGCCTTCCCGGACAATCAGCGTCCAGCTCTCAAGGCTGAGTTTGACCGCCCGGTCAGTGAGGAGGACACAGTCCCTTTGTCCCACTTGGACGAGAGCCCCGCCTACCTCCCAGAGCTGGCTGGCCCTGCCCAGCCCTTTGGCCCCAAGGGTGGCTACTCTTACTAG